GAACTTTGATTTCTGGGAACGTCCACCCGTCAATTTGATCTACAAATTTTACATCTTTAATTATACGAACATAGAAGATTTCGAGAGGGGTAAGGCAAACAAACTTAGAGTCCAACAATTGGGACCGTACATTTATAGGGAAACAAAGGAACGCGTAAACATTCAGATACACGAGAACGGTACGATAAGTTATCAAGAGGAAAAATCATATCAATGGGAAAGTGGAAATCCTGAGAATGAAATGATCATCGTACCAAATATTCTACTTTTGGCGACTATATCTCATTTCCGAAATTTACCAATTACCgccaaatttcttttaaacattGGCATGTCAACGTTAAATCTAAAGCCATTTTTAAATCTCACTGTTAGGGATTTTCTTTGGGGATACGATGACAATCTTTATAACATCCTGAAAACATTTAACTTGTTAAACCATCTGTATTTCGAGAAATTTGGAATTCTAGTCGGTGtaaatatacagatatatatatgtatatatatatatatatatatatatatatatatatatatatatatatatatacacattttgttcttttttttatttattatcatttttaatttaattattacaaggGACATCATTATTGtcttttaaatgaaatcgataatttctaatatgaaattttttttcaataattattcaaatccGATCTATCCTGTCTAAACCAACTATTTATCTCGTTTTATGATTATAGTACAATGGAACCTCGAAGGATCGTATCACTATAAATACAGGTTCAAATGATATCGATTATCTTggcataattgaaaacataaatggcattaatattcaaaatatttggGGTGACAATAGATGCGATAGGATTTATGGCACTGACGGATCGATATTTCCACCGAAATGGATTGACAATTATAGTACTCCtctttacatatatgttaAAGAATTATGTAAACCGTTGTCCTTTCATTTTCGTGAATACGGCAAGGTCCAGGGAGTACCTAGTTTGAGGTAACTATAGTTAgtctaaaagaagaaaaaaaagaaaataaataaataaataaaaggaagaataccATATGAGAATTTTGTACAATGGAcatttaacgattataacaagaGTTTCTTAATCCTTCAGATACAAAATGTCAATGGACTCGTTAATGGAATCCTCGACGGATTCCTGCTTTTgtccaaaaataataaaaaaaaataatgaatggaaaagaaaatgtccaCCTAATGGATTTCTTAATATATCGGCGTGTAATTTTGACGTACCGATATTAATTTCCTTTCCAAATTTCTATGGTGCTGATCAATCGTCGATAGAATCGATCGATGGATTGAAACCGGACGAAACTCTTCACGAGAGTTTCTTGGATTTGCATCAGGTAATACggtcatactttttttttcttgtttttttttttttttgtttttttagagaaaagagagagagaaaagtcaaaaaaaaaaatgtacaagacaaattattcttttattttctagttTCTGGCCGTACCAATGAACGGCTCATTGAAGATACAAATGAACATAGAAGTTCAAAAAGTCAGTGGTATGCCGTACACCGGCGAACTTAAAGACGGCACGATATTACCAATCATATGGTACGAGAATACACTTGACGTATTAccacaaaaatttattaatattttctttggcGGTCATTTTGTTATAATGATCATTGAACTAGCCTTTCGATGGGGTAgcattcttatatttttaagttCCATTTGTCATGCTCTCTTCATAATTCtacgaaaatattcgataaatcgattatgTGTTATTATGTGAAATTTTTTGACCAACAACGAACTAATAGAAGGATGATAAATTATAGCCGTTGCCTTCTCCTCTCCTTCCCCTACACCCCATCCCCATCCCCATACCCACTACCACACCCACTGCCTGACTTTTCCCTGCTTCTAACTCCAATTTTATCTCGattgataaaattcaaaagaatattttttctaattcattcattcgtttacTTCGAATGAGGGTGTAGCGCGATAATAGAGATCATTAAAATAAGacaatatcgatttattcatCGAAATATTCATTGACGTTCAACTAGTAAATCGTATTTTATCATTCTGCGAAATAGAAACggataattaatgtaaatacttttaaataccATTAGATACAATATGTTTAGATAAGAAACATTTATTACGAAcgattgttatattaaatttggatttatttttaatcgtctcaatatcgtttataattatatcgtgATGATATAAACCGTCCGGCATTTCTTGCCTCttacatttattaactttttaataaacaaatacgtCAATACAAACGCGTAAACTACTACGTAATCCATGTAAcgtatgttacatatatatatatatatatatatatttgatgaaaCTAATCCTtccatgagagagaaaaaataca
This Vespa velutina chromosome 22, iVesVel2.1, whole genome shotgun sequence DNA region includes the following protein-coding sequences:
- the LOC124956554 gene encoding scavenger receptor class B member 1-like, with translation MKSVEKNVTVQKDQTNFLKNWYVWIITIVGLSSFFLIVIFWCTNIFKNTILSNLIIEKGTTNFDFWERPPVNLIYKFYIFNYTNIEDFERGKANKLRVQQLGPYIYRETKERVNIQIHENGTISYQEEKSYQWESGNPENEMIIVPNILLLATISHFRNLPITAKFLLNIGMSTLNLKPFLNLTVRDFLWGYDDNLYNILKTFNLLNHLYFEKFGILVGYNGTSKDRITINTGSNDIDYLGIIENINGINIQNIWGDNRCDRIYGTDGSIFPPKWIDNYSTPLYIYVKELCKPLSFHFREYGKVQGVPSLRYKMSMDSLMESSTDSCFCPKIIKKNNEWKRKCPPNGFLNISACNFDVPILISFPNFYGADQSSIESIDGLKPDETLHESFLDLHQFLAVPMNGSLKIQMNIEVQKVSGMPYTGELKDGTILPIIWYENTLDVLPQKFINIFFGGHFVIMIIELAFRWGSILIFLSSICHALFIILRKYSINRLCVIM